The Cyclobacterium amurskyense genome contains the following window.
TGCTACTATAAGCTTTGTCAATATCTGTAATTACATAGCCGATTTTTTCGTTTGTTTTGAGATATTGCCCTACAATATTGATGTCGTAATCAGCTAAAATTTTATTGATCCTTGCCATTATACCTGGCTCATTCAAGTGAATGTGAATCAGTCTGTGTGCATCATGTAAAAATGGAAGTTGGATGTTAGGGAAATTCACACTATTGTAAGTATTACCAGTATTGATGTATTCAATAATCTTTCCCGGAACAAATTGAGCAATGTTCTGCTGCGCCTCCAAGGTGCTTCCTCCTATATGTGGTGTAAGGATAGTGTTTGGTAAACCTTTTAATTCAGATTCGAATGGCTCCGAATTGTTTTTTGGTTCTTTTGGAAACACATCAATACCTGCACCAGCAAGATGACCTGAAGTCAACGCTTCACGAAGTGCAGCTACATCTACCACATGGCCTCTACTTAAATTAATTAAATAGGCACCTTTTTTCATTTTGGCTATCTTTTCTTTGTCAATCAAAAGATCATTCTCTTTTCTTCCATCTACATGAAGGGAAATGACATCACAGGATTCAAGTAATTCATCCAATGAATCTACTTTTGTCGCATTGCCCAAAGCTAGTCTTTCTATTACATCATAATAATAAACATTCAAGCCCATATTCTCAGCTAAAACAGACAATTGAGAACCAATATTACCGTAGCCTATTATGCCTAATTTTTTGCCTCTGATCTCAAAACTACCGTTCGCACTTTTGTCCCATTTTCCTTGGTGCATACTGGTTGTTTTGTCAACCATTCCACGCATTAGGAAGATTATTTCTGCAATAGCAAGTTCTACAACTGATCGAGTATTGCTAAATGGTGCATTGAACACGGCTATTCCTTTCTCTTGACAAGTTTCCAAGTCTATTTGATTGGTTCCTATGCAAAAAGCGCCAATTGAAATCAATCTATTGGCATTTTCCAATACCTTTTTGGTAACCTGCGTTTTGGATCGTATACCTAGTACCGATACCTTTTTTATTTTTTCTGCAAGCTCATCCTCTGAAAGCGCAGAGCTGATCACTTCTACATTGTAACCTTCCGCTTTCATAAGTTCAACGCCAATCGGATGTACATTTTCCAATAATAAAACGTTGATACGACTTTTTGGGTAAGAAAACTTTTTATTCAATTTGTTCACATATAAAATTTCGTCCAAACTTGGCGCAATGTGATCCGCTTTTGAAGAAACGGAAGGACGATGAATGTTTTCAGTAAAAGCATAAAACTTATTGGCTACCCCTGATGCCTTGATCTCATAGTCTGTATAACCATCACCAATGACATAAATGTCTCCGGACAAGTTCAACCTCTTTATTGTATCTGGTTTGCCATTATTTTGAGATAGTGGATTCTTCTTATTGAAGCCCGTAATCTTTCCAGACTCATCGTATTCAAACTCATTTGCAAATACATTTTCAGGTTTGATCCCGAAGCTTGTAACAATAGGAACTACAAAATCCTTGAAACCATTGGATATTATATAAATATCTTCTCTGTTCTCAAGCAGAAATTCCTTATTCCTTGTAAAGGAATCAGACACCTTTTTCATTAAAACCGAAATCAATTCAGAGATTTGATCCTTGTTGGCATTCAAAATCTCTACCCGTTGGATAAGACTCTCTCTAAAAGTGAGTTTGCCCTCCATTCCTTGATCGGTAATGTCCTTTATTGATTTTAGCTTCTCTTCCTTCGAAGGATCATCCTTCAAGCTAATTTCACCTAAAATATCCAAAGCCTCTACTTTGGTAAAAGTGCTGTCAAAATCAATAATAAACTTTTTGGT
Protein-coding sequences here:
- the serA gene encoding phosphoglycerate dehydrogenase → MTGTKKFIIDFDSTFTKVEALDILGEISLKDDPSKEEKLKSIKDITDQGMEGKLTFRESLIQRVEILNANKDQISELISVLMKKVSDSFTRNKEFLLENREDIYIISNGFKDFVVPIVTSFGIKPENVFANEFEYDESGKITGFNKKNPLSQNNGKPDTIKRLNLSGDIYVIGDGYTDYEIKASGVANKFYAFTENIHRPSVSSKADHIAPSLDEILYVNKLNKKFSYPKSRINVLLLENVHPIGVELMKAEGYNVEVISSALSEDELAEKIKKVSVLGIRSKTQVTKKVLENANRLISIGAFCIGTNQIDLETCQEKGIAVFNAPFSNTRSVVELAIAEIIFLMRGMVDKTTSMHQGKWDKSANGSFEIRGKKLGIIGYGNIGSQLSVLAENMGLNVYYYDVIERLALGNATKVDSLDELLESCDVISLHVDGRKENDLLIDKEKIAKMKKGAYLINLSRGHVVDVAALREALTSGHLAGAGIDVFPKEPKNNSEPFESELKGLPNTILTPHIGGSTLEAQQNIAQFVPGKIIEYINTGNTYNSVNFPNIQLPFLHDAHRLIHIHLNEPGIMARINKILADYDINIVGQYLKTNEKIGYVITDIDKAYSSKVIDELKAINGTIRFRVLY